The genomic region tgtttaaaaagctgctttctgGCTGTTATACTTCTAGTCACccatttcttttgttgtttgaaAGCTAAAGTCCTGCAGGCGGAgtaaatttttatttgctattaAAAATCATTCGTTTTACTATGCGTCTCGTTTTGACAGAGCCTTCCAGCTCACTTTTTATTTTCGTATCTATGCATAGACATGCACAAACTTTCCCGCAGCGTACTGCGGGGACGACACCGGAGCCGCCGGCCCGGCGGGCCACCCCTGAAGTAGCAGGGACGCGTCCCGCGGCTCCCCGCTGCTCTCCCGCCGGGGCCAGCGCTGCGTCCGCAGGGCACAGGCTGGCAGCCCGCAGAACGCCCGCTTTGGGTAACTCTGAGTAGGCTGCTGTTGAAATGGGTTTTGTCTAGCGATCGAAAGCAGAGGGGTAAGAAAACAACTTCGGCGAGGTGGCTGCGGTCCTAGCTCGGCTGCGATGAAGACAAAAAGCCCTTCCCTCCGCCGGCAGCCAAGCCCCCCGTCCTGCGGGGCCGGGCGAGCCGCCGCCACGCCGGCGAGGGGAGCGCAGGTACGCGGGGCCGAGGGGATGcggcgccgcggccgccccggccggcggcagcgcccggcccTCGCCCGGCCGCAGATCCTGGGCTGCCGCCGGGACGCGGCGCTGCCAGCGCTTTCGCTTCGGCCGCCGCAGTCCGCGGAAGGTCGGAGTCGTCGCCGCCCCTCTCCGCCGCGAGAACGCGACCCCGCAGTGCCGGGCGGCGATGGCTAAGCGTCGCATCACCGCCCGGTTCCCCCTCTCAGCCCCGTGGGGATCCTCGCCgctctcctctgcctccccccGAAcagcgccgccgccccgggcgCTTTCCCCTTCCCGGCGGCCCCGGCTTACCTGCCCGCCGCAGCTCCTCCATAGCCGCGGCCAGCTGCTCCGCCTCACGGGACTCCTCGGCAAcgggcgccgccgccccggggtGCCCCCAGCGCTCCCCGGAGCTCTCCGCGCTCTCCAGGGACTCGGCGGAGCGCAGGGTCatgggcggcggcggcggcgggcgcggccccgCTCGCACGCAGGTCGGGGGCTGCCGGCAGGAGAGGGCTGCGCTTCGCCGCCGCGGGGTTCAGCGCCGCGCCGGGCGCATCGTCCCGGCCCCCATCCCGGGCGCCGCCTGCGAGCGGAGAGAGCGTGGTTAGCGGCGAGCCCCGCGAGAGGCGCTCCCGACGCAGAGCGTGTTTCTGGCGATCCCGCTTCGGAACTTCCCAGCATCCAGAGGAGGGACCCGAGGCGAGAGATCACCTCCCGGCGGAGCGGGGGAGGGACATCTCCTCCTCCCCGCCGCCCAGCCTGTCCTCGGCTCCTCTCCGCCGAGGACTcggcggaggcggcggcccGAGAAGGTGGTCTCTCTTTTTTGCAAAGGCGAACCCGCTGACCCGCTCCCTCGGCTGGGGCAGGCGAGCCCGTCCGGCAGCTCTGTGActtttggggagggaggaggtcGTGGGAGAGAGCCGAGCACGTAAAGGTATGAGATAGGAGGGGTAACCAGCAGAGCGGGGCAGAGGTCCCAGCCCCGGTGCTGCCCGGATTGCACGCTGCGGTGCCTGCGAACGATAAGGTAACGCCTTTCAGTAAGGTCATCCGTGAAGTCGTGCCTCTAGGAACGGGAGCCCGGCCTGGGCCGTGCTCCCGGGCTGGGAGACCTCCTTTCGGGCAGCGGCGTACCCGAGGAGCTGCGGGGCGGGTGTGCCGGCAGTGCCGGCTCCAAGGGCTCGCCAGCTGCTTGGGAACGGAAGGGGCAGCGCGGTGGAGGACGCGATATAATTAGCGCGGGGCAGGAAATATGCTTTTCCCGCTCCATTAAATGCTGATAttagggaaacaaaaaaatctttcctcttGGCTGAAGCGAACGGGAGGGACAAAAAGAGCCTCTTCTCTCCTGGGAGCACCGTCACATCAGGAGCGACACAAAGCCGGGCAATACCAGCGAGGGGGAACCTAGCCGGCTTGGCGAGCAGCGGGAACGGGGCTCACCCCGCCGGTGCTTGCGAACGGGGCAGTCTCTGCCTCCGAGTGCGCAGCAGCCGCCAGGTGAGGGCTTATGCTGAGGTGGTTCCTCCCGTAACAAGTTCCTCGGCGGAGCTCAGAAACTTTTCCAAATTAAACTGTAGTGGCAACTGACAGGGTGTTCTGACGGGTTTCTATCCCACCATATGCAGGCACACACCCGGGAAGACCCCAGCAAAGCccatcccctccttcccccgCACAGAAGCTCCCGCCGCCGGGTCGGGGACTGGGCGCAGGTGCGCCTGTCACCGGAGAGGTTGCGGGTGCGGGGCCGACGAGCGcaggtgggagcagccctgccagcgGTGTCCGGGCGCGACCCCTTGTGAAAGGGAGGCTCCGGGAGCGCCTAGCCGCGAAGCGCCGCCGCCCACGGGAGTTCGGTGGGGACGGAAGACTTGCGAGGCGGTGGCGGCTGGCTGCAGCCGGGCGTCCCCGGGCCGAGGCGAGGACCGCCGGAGCAGCCTGCCGCCGGCTGCGGGGGAGCCTCCATCCCGCCGGTCAGCAGCGCCGTACCGGGAGCGGGGCGGCAGGCTGCCGGCTCCCGAAGGGCGGCAGGGCACCGAACGAAGCGGGGCGACGACAAGGGGACTCACCCGGGGTCGGCGGgacggggctggggctgccgctGTCGCCGCCTGGAGGTAGGGCGGTCAGGTTGTTCTGGCTCCCGGCAGCGTCGGGGGGCCGGGGGGACCCAGCACCCGCCGCCGTGGAGAAGTGTCGAGGCTCTGCTGGGGCGGACAGAGGCTGCCGGAGGAAGATGGTGCTCCTGGGGAAACAACACCCTCCGCTCCCCCCCCTCTCCCCGGCGCGGGCGGTCTGCTCGGCTTTGATTGCGAGGCGAGGGCATCctgcccccgccgctcccccctCCCGGGATGGTTACATACAAAGGCTGCTTTCCAGGAACTTTCCAGGAACCGCATCATGTGACAGGACCCGCTCCGGCGCCTCCGCCGCGATCGCGGCCAGCCGGGGCCGACGCACCGAGCCGCCGCCCCTGTCACGCCGGGGCAGCGGTCGCCGAACGCTgccccgcggcccccccgccTCCTCCTCCGGCCGCGGAGCCGCGGGCGACGCGCAGGTCAGTGCCCGGGGCGGCAGAGGGAccgggccggcggggccgtaCGCGCCGCCCGCGGGGCACGGCGCGACCCCCGAGGGAACCGGGCGAGCGCGGGAGCGCAGCCCCCGTGCCGGGGGCGGCGAGGTGAGGGGTGCCCGGCCTGCCCGGCGCCAGCAGCCGCGGGCACCTgagcgcggcggcggggcccgccCGCAGGGCCGGGAGAGCGTCAGGGGCCGGTGCCaggagctctctgccagggactTGCGGCGGCTGAAGCTCCTGGGACACCCCACCCTGGCCTCCACCCCCCTTCACCCTCCGGCGCTAAATACCTCGTTGCTACAAACAGCCATTGCCCGCCGATGCGCGCGCCgatttcctccccttcccccccaccccccttttttaaaaaaaaaaaattttttttttttttttttttttaataactacGAAGCTGTTTCTTGGCGTAAAGATGGTTGATTGCGCCGTGGGCGCTGCTCGGTAACCAGCCACCTTCTGCCGCTGCCCCGGCGGTCCCGAGCCGACTTTAGAAatagacacacagacacacacacaaaaaaaaaaaagaagaaaagaggggaaacaaagcaaaagtaGCCGTAATAGTCTCACCCCAGCCCACGGCTGCAGGTCAGGGCTCCCTGCAAATTGCACGGGGGTATCTGGGAGGGAGAATTGACGGGAGAAGGATTAAGAGGTGTCTTTTTAAAGATTTcaggaaagaaacccaaacgTATAAATTAATACAagataatatatttaaaaatcgGAGCGGGAGGGGGGAGGGAGCCTTTGTTATCAGAGAGGTAAATGAATATGTATTAGGCTGGAGACTCTGGCTGAGGGAGCGGAGCAGCTCCCTTACACAGAGAAAGCTCCCACATTGAGACTCTGCATTGGGTCGCACTCCCCAGTAACGTCTGAAATGCAAcgtttctttgaaaaaaaataaaaataaggacTGTTCCTGAAGGATTTTGAAACAGTTATTGTTTATAATTCTTAAGCATCAGGGGATAAGAGAATTAATATCTTAAAAATTAAGTTCTGTATTCAGTAATTAAGTAGGttcatctgagaaaaaaaatctgctttgttaAGTGAAATATTGGTCAGTATGATTTCATCTGTTTGTAATGCCTGGGTGCctttgaatttaatttattcagTTTATGAAAAAAGGTGGTTTTAAtcactggcagcagcacagatttAAAATGAGGTCTGAGGAACAAACACAGGCTTTCTTAAGCATTCTCAGAAATGGTTTAAAGCAATTTAGGTCTTGAAGGTCATTCTTGTTCCTGTTTTTGTCTGTGAAGTTCAGGCAGCCTCAGATCCAGACTCCAGTGTTGATTGTGGAATCTCCACTAAGTTTTTTCGTTGGACAGATGTGAAGAGGGGAGAGAATAGGTTTGTGCCCCTTTAAATTTAGTTGACAGTTCAGCTACCTATGACGTGAGATCTTGTAAAAAACCTCTATTACTTTTTCAGAATGGCACTGACTTCACTATGTTCAgaagaacaataaaaaattaatacaaatctatttttattaCTACAATAATTCTGTATATGTAGGCACAGAGCTTTTGCTCAAAAAATGTTCTGATATCATAGTGTTCAAATTAGGGCTATTACTTTAAAGTTCACTAATGCATCTTGGAGAAAAGGAATACATCTTGTCTAGatgcaaagctgcttttttatAGCTTCGCTGTAGTTCTCTTTTCCTACGTTATTTTATTAATGGGATTTTTATGTGGATAGTATCTCAAGAGTTCCTTTGCTTCTGCTGTTTATTCGTCACTTGAAGTCATAATAATTTGTTTCTAAAACCACAGCTGGCTGCTATAAAGGCAGAAGAGAGGAAGACCATGATTTATGTGGTGAATGAGAACCAAGAACAGAAGAATGTAATAAATGTTTGTTACTTAAACTTCAGATATTGTTATGAAAAAGGTagcataaaaattaaataggcAGTATATCAGCAGGATCTTTCCTAAACAGagttctgttattttttcatgAGAACTTAATGTCTCTTAAAAATAGCATTGAATATCTGATAAACTTACAAGAGTAATGAAATTCTAACTTAAAAACTGCAAATCAATCCTTAAATGACAATATTGGCACCTCATAAGAGTACTCTGGTTCACAGTTACCTTTATTCTCTGGCTTGAGACATCTGAAAGTGCTATAGCCTCGGTGGAGTATGGCTGTATTTCACTGTTTCTTTCAACTATGTTagttgctgtttttctcctctgtctgcATGAGTCTTCCATACActcacaggggagaaaaaaaatagctgtaagGGTAAGAAAAGGTGactaaattaaattacttttggGACTATGGGCCATATGTAGTGCATGAAAATACTTAAAGCTACTTTTTAGCTTCTTTGGCACTGGGATATTTAATACAGGTTTGGTCTGCCTTAAGGGTTTTACTTTATAAAAATCAGAATGGAGTAGGAGAAAGATGTGaaatggagaaagagaaaagaaggagcAGACTCAGAAAACTTAGCCTTCCATCATGTAAACAAATTAAGGGTTTTTTAATCTGCCATGTAACAAACAGTAATTCTTCTAAACAGTCACTAATACAAAAACTATATACAAGTGgggatttaaaatttttatgtaCAATTCAAAccaaatgctttatttatttttaatctgtatGTTCTGGGGTAGCAATTATAGGATAAACATTGCCTGTACATACACAAATAGGAATGCTTCTGAGCCAGTTTTAGAGGCATATCACCCGACTGGGGATGAAAGGCACAAACCTAAGATATCCCTAATTATTTTTCCCGATACTTTCTATTACTCGTGAACACTTTGGTTCTGACTGTATATCATCCATATAGTAGATAATTTTAATCAAGTTTTATATTAGTAGTGAAAGTATGAACATTAAGAGTTCTTGAAAATCACAAGCAGAATATATTGTTTCTGACTTGATTACAAATGTATATGCTTAAGACAGGGAAGGATgagtgaatttattttttttttcctttaggcaAAAATCCCTTTCATGACCGAGGAAGGAGGCAACAACGTTTTTACAGTCCTGTGAAGTGCCTGTTACTAGAAATGATTTTTACTTTGTTCCTGAAAAGTATGCCAAGTTTACTGGAGAGCAAGTATGttgatttatttatataatatgATGTGAGCAGAGGAGGGATAATGTCTTTTTGACCCAGCTGATTTTGCTAAATTTGCTCTGATTCACTGAAAAGATTTACTGATTTATTAAGAGAGATTTACCTAGCTACCTGGAAGAATACAAGGGCCCTTTCCTTGCTCTCTGCATCCTTAACTTCCCAAAGATGCAGCACAGAATATCCATTATCCATGGCATACCATTTGGTCAGTTAAAATCCCCTTCAGTTAAAAGGACAGCTATTGCTTATCACATGCCTCTACTTCTTGACCATATTTTGACAACTGTTTACCTGACCTAGTCTAAATAACAGTGTACAGtttctccctgtcctgggaTTACAGTCTGATTCTTGAGCAGAGAAATAAGAATATTGAGCCTTTAGCTCCAGCAAATTGAAACGAGTTAATTGTAACTGCACAGGACAAACAAGGTCTGCAGTGTGAACTCTTAGAAGATTTCTCACTTAGCAGTTAGGAGAAAGGTTTGCTTATTTCACAAAGAGTTCCTACaacataataaataaaacatagaGAAGGCAAATATTTTAGTGTATGGGATCACTCTGCTCTTTCCAGCTGCCTGAGGAACAGAATGTTTTGATGAATTAGATTAAGATT from Corvus hawaiiensis isolate bCorHaw1 chromosome 4, bCorHaw1.pri.cur, whole genome shotgun sequence harbors:
- the LOC125324639 gene encoding collagen alpha-2(I) chain-like; this encodes MGGGGGGRGPARTQVGGCRQERAALRRRGVQRRAGRIVPAPIPGAACERREREEGPEARDHLPAERGRDISSSPPPSLSSAPLRRGLGGGGGPRRWSLFFAKANPLTRSLGWGSEREGQKEPLLSWEHRHIRSDTKPGNTSEGEPSRLGEQRERGSPRRCLRTGQSLPPSAQQPPGTHPGRPQQSPSPPSPAQKLPPPGRGLGAGAPVTGEVAGAGPTSAGGSSPASGVRARPLVKGRLRERLAAKRRRPREFGGDGRLARRWRLAAAGRPRAEARTAGAACRRLRGSLHPAGQQRRTGSGAAGCRLPKGGRAPNEAGRRQGDSPGVGGTGLGLPLSPPGGRAVRLFWLPAASGGRGDPAPAAVEKCRGSAGADRGCRRKMVLLGKQHPPLPPLSPARAVCSALIARRGHPAPAAPPSRDGYIQRLLSRNFPGTASCDRTRSGASAAIAASRGRRTEPPPLSRRGSGRRTLPRGPPASSSGRGAAGDAQVVAGDVADRSRHGRREHELSSGTCDSRDLLQESQLRHL